In one window of Thermodesulfobacteriota bacterium DNA:
- a CDS encoding helix-turn-helix domain-containing protein: MNKAKRKRLESKGWKVGTVEEFLDLSPEESAYIELKLKLSDSLKRYREERNLTQTQLAKMVGSSQSRVAKMEVGDPSVSIDLVIRSLFALGISKREMGRIIASP, translated from the coding sequence ATGAATAAAGCAAAAAGAAAAAGATTAGAATCAAAAGGTTGGAAGGTAGGAACCGTTGAGGAATTTCTGGACCTTTCGCCTGAAGAGTCTGCATATATAGAACTGAAACTCAAACTTAGCGATAGCTTAAAACGTTACAGGGAAGAAAGGAATCTTACGCAAACTCAATTGGCTAAAATGGTAGGTTCGAGTCAATCGAGAGTTGCCAAAATGGAAGTGGGAGACCCTTCTGTCTCAATTGATTTGGTAATTAGGTCTCTATTTGCACTAGGAATATCTAAGCGAGAGATGGGACGAATAATTGCATCTCCA